A DNA window from Desertifilum tharense IPPAS B-1220 contains the following coding sequences:
- a CDS encoding NAD(P)/FAD-dependent oxidoreductase has product MTEQPKRICILGGGFGGLYTALRLSQLPWEKPDRPEIVLVDRNDRFIFSPLLYELLTGELQTWEIAPPFEEILANTGVRFIQGTVAEVQLEEKRVRLREGQALSYDRLVLALGGETPLDRVPGAAEYAIPFRNVTDAYRLAEKLRSLLSSDADKIRIAIVGAGYSGVELACKLADRLGERGRLRLVEMGDTILRTSPDFNRETARTALTQRGVWIDFETTVDSLSSDTIALTYKGQTDTIPVDIVLWTVGTEVAPAIKTLPLKKNARGQLTTHPTLQVIDYPEVFAVGDLADIRDATGQLVPTTAQAAFQEADYCAWNLWASLSDRPLLPLRYQNLGEMMTLGVDNATLCGLGLKLEGPLAQVARRLVYLYRLPTLNHQVKVGLNWISQPLQSFLLNT; this is encoded by the coding sequence ATGACTGAACAACCAAAACGCATCTGTATTCTAGGGGGTGGCTTTGGCGGACTGTATACCGCCTTGCGCCTCAGCCAACTCCCGTGGGAAAAACCCGATCGACCGGAAATTGTTTTAGTCGATCGCAATGACCGCTTTATCTTTTCGCCTCTATTGTATGAGTTATTAACCGGGGAATTGCAAACTTGGGAAATTGCGCCGCCGTTTGAGGAAATTTTAGCCAATACCGGGGTGCGGTTTATCCAAGGGACGGTGGCTGAAGTTCAACTTGAAGAGAAACGGGTGCGACTGCGCGAAGGACAAGCACTGAGTTACGATCGCCTGGTGTTGGCGTTGGGAGGAGAAACCCCCCTCGATCGGGTTCCAGGGGCCGCAGAATATGCTATTCCGTTTCGTAATGTGACGGATGCGTATCGTTTGGCGGAGAAGTTGCGATCGCTCTTATCTTCGGATGCGGATAAAATTCGGATCGCGATCGTGGGTGCAGGCTACTCTGGCGTTGAGTTAGCTTGTAAGTTAGCCGATCGCCTTGGAGAACGGGGTCGCTTGCGGTTAGTGGAAATGGGCGATACGATTTTGAGAACTTCGCCTGACTTTAACCGGGAAACAGCTAGAACGGCTCTAACTCAAAGAGGCGTTTGGATTGATTTTGAAACGACGGTAGACTCGCTGAGTTCAGATACCATTGCGCTCACTTATAAGGGACAAACTGATACTATCCCGGTGGATATTGTGTTGTGGACGGTGGGGACTGAAGTGGCTCCCGCTATTAAAACTTTACCTCTAAAGAAAAATGCTCGCGGTCAGCTCACGACGCATCCCACCTTGCAAGTTATTGACTATCCAGAAGTGTTTGCGGTGGGAGATTTAGCCGATATTCGGGATGCAACCGGACAATTGGTTCCGACGACTGCACAGGCGGCGTTTCAAGAGGCGGACTATTGCGCTTGGAATCTGTGGGCCTCATTGAGCGATCGCCCTCTGCTTCCCCTACGCTATCAAAATTTAGGGGAAATGATGACTCTAGGGGTCGATAACGCGACTTTGTGCGGTTTGGGCTTAAAATTAGAGGGGCCCTTAGCCCAAGTGGCTCGCCGTTTGGTTTATCTCTATCGCCTCCCAACGCTGAATCATCAGGTGAAAGTGGGGTTGAATTGGATTAGCCAGCCGCTACAGTCTTTCTTGCTCAATACCTAG
- the lpdA gene encoding dihydrolipoyl dehydrogenase, translated as MSTTFDYDLVIIGAGVGGHGAALHAVSCGLKTAIIEAADMGGTCVNRGCIPSKALLAASGRVRELHNDHHLKTLGIQVGQVAFERQGIADHANNLVSKIRGDLTNSLQRLKVETIRGWGKVTGSQKVSVKTEQGERTITAKDIILAPGSVPFVPPGIEVDGKTVFTSDDAVRLESLPQWIAIIGSGYIGLEFSDVYTALGCEVTLIEALDQLMPTFDPDIAKLAQRVLIGPRDIETRVGVLAKTVKAGSPVAIELVDAKTKEVVEVLEVDACLVATGRVPAAKNMGVEAVGVELDRRGFIPVNDKMQVLAGGEPVPHLWAIGDATGKMMLAHAASAQGIVAIENICDRPREVDYRSIPAAAFTHPEISYVGLSEPQAKELAQAEGFEIATTRSYFKGNSKAIAEGEVDGLAKVIYRQDTGEILGVHILGLHASDLIHEAASAIAQRQSVHTLGFLVHAHPTLSEVLDEAYKRAMVTH; from the coding sequence GTGAGTACGACATTCGATTACGATTTAGTGATTATTGGTGCAGGCGTAGGCGGACATGGTGCTGCATTACACGCCGTCAGTTGCGGATTGAAAACCGCCATTATTGAAGCCGCAGATATGGGCGGAACTTGCGTTAACCGAGGCTGCATTCCCTCAAAAGCCCTGTTAGCTGCGTCTGGGCGAGTGCGCGAGTTACATAATGACCATCATCTCAAAACCTTGGGCATTCAAGTTGGTCAAGTCGCCTTTGAACGCCAGGGAATTGCCGATCATGCGAATAATTTGGTCAGTAAAATTCGCGGCGATCTCACCAATAGCTTACAACGCTTAAAAGTAGAGACGATTCGCGGTTGGGGAAAAGTGACAGGTTCCCAGAAAGTTTCGGTGAAAACCGAGCAGGGCGAACGGACGATTACGGCTAAAGATATTATTTTAGCGCCCGGTTCCGTGCCCTTCGTGCCGCCTGGAATTGAAGTGGATGGCAAAACGGTATTTACAAGCGATGATGCCGTTAGATTGGAATCTTTGCCCCAATGGATTGCGATTATTGGTAGCGGTTACATTGGCTTAGAATTTTCGGATGTTTATACGGCGCTGGGTTGCGAAGTGACGCTGATTGAAGCGTTAGACCAATTGATGCCGACTTTTGATCCAGATATTGCTAAGTTAGCGCAGCGGGTATTAATTGGGCCGCGAGATATTGAAACTCGCGTTGGAGTATTGGCAAAGACAGTGAAAGCGGGTTCGCCTGTGGCGATTGAACTGGTGGATGCGAAGACCAAAGAAGTGGTAGAAGTGTTAGAGGTAGACGCCTGCTTAGTTGCAACCGGACGAGTTCCGGCGGCGAAGAATATGGGCGTTGAAGCGGTTGGGGTAGAACTCGATCGGCGCGGTTTTATCCCGGTAAACGATAAGATGCAGGTGCTAGCAGGTGGCGAACCTGTACCGCATTTGTGGGCAATTGGCGATGCGACGGGTAAAATGATGCTGGCTCATGCGGCTTCGGCTCAGGGAATTGTGGCGATTGAGAATATTTGCGATCGCCCTCGCGAAGTTGATTATCGCAGCATTCCAGCAGCGGCGTTTACTCACCCCGAAATTAGCTATGTCGGGTTATCGGAACCGCAAGCCAAGGAATTGGCTCAAGCAGAAGGGTTTGAAATTGCCACCACTCGCTCTTACTTTAAAGGCAATTCTAAGGCGATCGCAGAAGGCGAGGTAGACGGACTAGCAAAAGTTATCTATCGTCAAGATACCGGAGAGATCCTGGGCGTTCATATTTTAGGGCTGCACGCATCGGATCTGATTCACGAAGCCGCTAGCGCGATCGCTCAACGCCAATCTGTCCATACTCTAGGCTTCCTCGTTCACGCTCATCCTACCTTGTCTGAGGTTCTCGATGAAGCCTATAAGCGAGCAATGGTTACTCACTAG
- the trpC gene encoding indole-3-glycerol phosphate synthase TrpC gives MQIRRRPPNPSVSVEYLRYQVAVPDSEPRNILEKIVWHKEVEIDQKRELVPLRELQQQVQKLPAPRDFLGALRHGKTQPALIAEVKKASPSKGVIREDFDPVAIAQSYQQGGASCLSVLCDEEFFQGSYDYLTAIRPVVDLPLLCKEFIIYPYQIYLARKSGADAVLLIAAILSDRDLQYFIKIAAVLGMTPLIEVHTLEELDRVLALEGVQLIGINNRNLEDFSVDLQTTCQLLSQRQSQIQDRGILVVSESGLYTNVDITLVAKAGASAVLIGESLMKQSDPGKAIASLFS, from the coding sequence ATGCAAATTCGCCGTCGTCCCCCTAACCCTTCTGTTTCTGTGGAATATTTGCGCTATCAGGTGGCTGTACCGGATAGCGAACCGCGTAATATTTTGGAAAAGATTGTTTGGCACAAGGAAGTTGAAATTGACCAAAAACGCGAACTTGTGCCGCTGCGCGAATTGCAGCAGCAAGTCCAAAAATTACCAGCACCGCGCGATTTTTTGGGCGCTTTACGTCATGGAAAAACGCAACCGGCATTAATTGCTGAAGTGAAAAAAGCCTCTCCCAGTAAGGGCGTAATTCGCGAGGATTTCGATCCAGTGGCGATCGCCCAATCTTACCAGCAAGGGGGGGCGAGTTGTTTGTCGGTGTTGTGCGATGAGGAATTCTTCCAAGGAAGTTATGATTACCTGACCGCAATTCGCCCCGTTGTCGATTTACCGTTGTTGTGTAAGGAGTTTATTATCTATCCTTACCAGATTTATTTGGCTCGCAAGAGCGGTGCGGATGCAGTTTTGTTGATTGCCGCCATTTTGAGCGATCGCGATTTGCAGTATTTTATTAAGATTGCGGCGGTTTTGGGGATGACGCCCCTGATTGAAGTCCATACTTTAGAAGAGTTGGATCGCGTCTTGGCGCTAGAGGGCGTACAGTTAATTGGCATTAACAACCGCAACTTAGAAGATTTTTCTGTAGATTTGCAAACCACTTGCCAGTTACTCAGCCAGCGCCAAAGCCAGATTCAAGACCGGGGTATTCTGGTGGTTAGCGAATCGGGATTGTATACCAATGTCGATATTACCTTAGTTGCCAAGGCGGGAGCTAGTGCGGTACTGATTGGCGAATCGCTGATGAAACAAAGCGATCCAGGAAAGGCGATCGCGTCTCTGTTCTCCTGA
- a CDS encoding DUF5340 domain-containing protein: MEPIPLPSHIHYELLLQLLERQTWFAVSQKSPQQEQVHQLIITLRKALAQQRQLEASCQRANLPIEYRWSINEPPTDRKTTSEDESTAPPPKATSE, translated from the coding sequence ATGGAGCCTATTCCCCTACCATCGCACATTCACTATGAATTGTTATTGCAATTGCTAGAGCGTCAAACTTGGTTTGCAGTTAGCCAAAAATCGCCCCAACAAGAGCAAGTGCATCAATTGATTATTACGTTGAGGAAAGCCTTAGCTCAACAACGCCAACTCGAAGCCAGTTGTCAGCGAGCAAATTTACCGATTGAGTATCGCTGGTCCATTAACGAACCGCCAACGGATCGTAAAACTACCTCAGAGGACGAAAGCACAGCACCTCCCCCAAAAGCAACCTCTGAGTGA
- a CDS encoding alanine--glyoxylate aminotransferase family protein — protein sequence MDDKLMLMIPGPTPVPEQVLLAMTKHPIGHRSGDFSKIMAEVTENLKWLHQTQNDVLILAASGTGAMEAGIINFLSPGDRVLALHNGKFGERWVEVAKAYGLNVDTVSAPWGEALDPEQVRQKLEADTQKEIKAVILTHSETSTGVINDLETINRHVKAHGALIMVDAVTSLGAANVPIDAWGLDVVASGSQKGYMIPPGLAFVSVSAKAWEAYKTATLPKFYLDLGKYRKDAAKNSTPFTPPVNLFFGLQAALRMLKAEGLENIFARHQRLMNATRAAVQALNLPLFAAEGISSPAITAVAPTQVEAEQVRSVMRKRFDIALAGGQDHLKGKIFRIGHLGFVGDRDLLSAIAALEATLQELGYENFTPGAGVTAAAKAIAKS from the coding sequence ATGGACGATAAGTTAATGTTAATGATTCCCGGCCCGACGCCAGTGCCGGAACAAGTTTTATTGGCGATGACAAAGCACCCCATCGGCCATCGCAGTGGCGACTTTAGCAAAATCATGGCTGAGGTGACAGAAAACCTCAAGTGGTTGCACCAAACCCAGAATGATGTGCTGATTTTAGCGGCAAGCGGCACCGGGGCAATGGAAGCCGGAATCATTAATTTTCTGAGTCCAGGCGATCGCGTTTTGGCCCTGCATAATGGTAAATTTGGCGAGCGTTGGGTAGAAGTTGCTAAGGCGTATGGTTTGAATGTGGATACGGTTAGCGCACCCTGGGGTGAGGCCCTCGATCCCGAACAAGTCCGCCAAAAGCTAGAAGCCGATACCCAAAAGGAAATTAAGGCGGTTATTCTCACCCACTCGGAAACCTCCACGGGGGTTATTAATGACCTAGAAACGATTAACCGCCACGTCAAAGCACACGGCGCGTTAATTATGGTGGATGCAGTCACCAGTTTAGGCGCAGCCAACGTCCCCATCGATGCTTGGGGTCTAGATGTTGTAGCTTCGGGTTCGCAAAAAGGCTATATGATTCCCCCAGGACTGGCGTTTGTTTCGGTCAGCGCTAAGGCGTGGGAAGCGTATAAAACGGCGACTTTACCCAAGTTCTATCTGGATTTAGGGAAGTACCGCAAGGATGCGGCGAAAAATAGCACCCCGTTTACGCCTCCGGTGAACCTGTTCTTTGGTCTGCAAGCGGCGTTGCGGATGTTGAAGGCGGAAGGGTTAGAAAATATCTTTGCACGCCACCAGCGCCTAATGAATGCAACGCGGGCCGCTGTTCAAGCGCTGAATCTACCCTTATTTGCGGCGGAGGGTATTTCGAGTCCAGCCATTACCGCCGTTGCGCCGACTCAAGTGGAAGCTGAACAGGTGCGTTCGGTGATGCGGAAGCGCTTTGATATTGCCTTAGCGGGCGGTCAAGACCACCTGAAAGGTAAAATTTTCCGTATCGGTCATTTGGGGTTTGTGGGCGATCGCGATCTCTTAAGTGCGATCGCAGCCCTAGAAGCCACTTTACAGGAACTCGGTTACGAAAACTTCACCCCTGGTGCAGGCGTAACGGCGGCGGCGAAAGCGATCGCGAAATCTTAG
- the yidD gene encoding membrane protein insertion efficiency factor YidD, translating to MLKRLLLSLIRGYRVAISPLFPPACRYSPTCSQYALTAVERFGPWRGTGMAILRILRCNPFFEGGYDPVPDLPSPQPEESSNDSTS from the coding sequence ATGCTCAAACGCCTTTTACTCAGTCTCATTCGCGGCTATCGGGTGGCGATTTCCCCTTTATTTCCCCCCGCCTGTCGCTACTCTCCGACCTGTTCTCAGTATGCGCTAACGGCCGTGGAACGCTTTGGGCCTTGGCGCGGAACGGGAATGGCAATTTTGCGAATTTTGCGCTGTAACCCCTTTTTTGAGGGGGGTTACGATCCCGTTCCAGACCTTCCATCACCTCAGCCAGAGGAATCCTCTAACGATTCAACTTCCTAA
- the rpsD gene encoding 30S ribosomal protein S4 has protein sequence MARYRGPRLRIVRRLGDLPGLTRKSPRRAYPPGQHGQARKKKSEYAVRLEEKQKLRMNYGLSEKQLRRYVQKARRVTGSTGQVLLQLLEMRLDNTVFRLGMAPTIPGARQLVNHGHVTVNGRVVSIPSYQCKPGDVIGVRNRDGSRKLVEANLQYPGLANLPSHLEFDKNTLVGKVNGVVQREWVALQVNELLVVEYYSRLV, from the coding sequence ATGGCGCGATACCGAGGCCCACGTCTACGGATTGTCAGACGTTTGGGGGACTTACCTGGTTTAACACGCAAAAGTCCTCGACGAGCATACCCCCCTGGTCAACATGGTCAGGCACGGAAGAAGAAGTCAGAGTATGCGGTTCGTCTAGAGGAAAAGCAAAAACTCCGTATGAACTACGGACTGAGTGAAAAACAACTCCGCCGTTACGTCCAAAAGGCACGCCGCGTGACCGGATCGACGGGACAAGTGTTGTTACAATTGCTGGAAATGCGTTTAGATAATACCGTGTTTCGTCTGGGGATGGCTCCGACGATTCCGGGTGCCCGTCAATTAGTAAACCACGGTCACGTTACTGTGAATGGTAGAGTGGTTAGCATTCCTAGCTATCAGTGCAAACCTGGGGATGTGATTGGCGTGAGAAACCGCGATGGTTCTCGCAAGTTGGTAGAAGCCAATCTGCAATACCCCGGTTTGGCGAATCTTCCCAGCCACCTCGAATTTGATAAAAATACGCTGGTGGGTAAGGTGAATGGTGTCGTTCAACGCGAATGGGTAGCGCTGCAAGTGAACGAACTGCTGGTGGTTGAATACTATTCTCGACTGGTCTAA